Proteins from a single region of Fibrobacter sp.:
- the fabD gene encoding ACP S-malonyltransferase, giving the protein MSKTILLFPGQGAQYVGMGQTLASTFEPAKKIMQEADEILGFSLSKLMAEGPEEVLKSTDNTQPALFTVSAMVMELLKSEGFEFDYVAGHSLGEYSAIYAAGGFSFADGLRLVRTRGELMASAGSKNPGAMAAIMGQEEAKIIELCESVKDAGVVVPANINCPGQIVVSGAQEGVAKLCENCGAAGIKAIPLAVSGAFHSPLMQFAQPGLAEAIAKTTFNDVAKPVIANVIAEPVTSGKEIADLLVRQLVSPVRWNDCMNKAISLGVTQGVEVGSGKVLMGLMRKISRDVKVTPVETIEAFAALKG; this is encoded by the coding sequence ATGTCTAAGACTATTCTTCTTTTCCCTGGCCAGGGCGCACAGTACGTCGGTATGGGCCAGACCCTCGCTTCTACTTTCGAACCTGCAAAGAAGATCATGCAGGAAGCTGACGAAATCCTCGGCTTCTCCCTGTCCAAGCTCATGGCTGAAGGTCCGGAAGAAGTTCTCAAGAGCACCGACAATACTCAGCCCGCACTCTTCACCGTGTCCGCAATGGTCATGGAACTCCTGAAGTCCGAAGGTTTTGAATTTGACTACGTTGCAGGTCACTCCCTGGGTGAATACTCTGCAATCTACGCTGCCGGCGGCTTCAGCTTTGCCGATGGTCTCCGCCTGGTCCGCACCCGCGGCGAACTCATGGCTTCTGCCGGTTCCAAGAACCCCGGTGCCATGGCCGCTATCATGGGTCAGGAAGAAGCAAAGATTATTGAACTCTGCGAATCCGTAAAGGATGCAGGTGTTGTGGTTCCGGCTAACATCAACTGCCCGGGTCAGATCGTCGTGTCTGGCGCTCAGGAAGGCGTTGCCAAGCTCTGCGAAAACTGCGGTGCTGCTGGCATCAAGGCCATTCCTCTGGCAGTGTCCGGCGCTTTCCACTCTCCGCTGATGCAGTTCGCTCAGCCGGGTCTGGCCGAAGCTATCGCCAAGACCACCTTCAACGATGTGGCTAAGCCGGTCATCGCTAACGTGATCGCTGAACCTGTCACCTCCGGCAAGGAAATTGCAGACCTGCTGGTCCGCCAGCTGGTGTCCCCGGTCCGCTGGAACGACTGCATGAACAAGGCTATCTCCCTCGGTGTAACCCAGGGTGTTGAAGTGGGTTCCGGCAAGGTTCTCATGGGCCTCATGCGCAAGATCAGCCGCGATGTGAAGGTCACCCCGGTAGAAACCATCGAAGCATTTGCTGCTCTGAAAGGCTAA
- the fabG gene encoding 3-oxoacyl-[acyl-carrier-protein] reductase: MGKLTGKKAIVTGASRGIGLAIATELASQGADVAILSTSVKDELAAKLSAELGVTVKSYACDVGNSETVQNVFKQIIADMGTVDILVNNAGITRDGLLMRMKDEDFDAVIQTNLRSVFLCTRAVARTMMGKRAGRIINITSINAIRGQAGQANYAGAKAGVIGMTKSNAMEFASRGITVNAVAPGFIGTDMTAKMDDATKEKYAASIPLQRIGDPADVAKAVAFLASDDASYITGQVLGVDGGLNA, translated from the coding sequence ATGGGTAAACTTACAGGTAAAAAAGCCATCGTTACCGGCGCTTCCCGTGGTATTGGTCTCGCTATCGCTACCGAACTGGCTAGCCAGGGTGCAGACGTTGCCATCCTTTCCACCTCCGTCAAGGATGAACTTGCCGCAAAGCTCAGTGCCGAACTGGGGGTCACGGTCAAGAGCTATGCTTGCGACGTGGGTAACTCCGAAACCGTGCAGAACGTGTTCAAGCAGATCATTGCTGACATGGGCACTGTAGATATTTTGGTGAACAACGCTGGCATTACCCGCGACGGTCTCCTGATGCGCATGAAGGACGAAGACTTCGACGCCGTCATCCAGACCAACCTCCGTTCCGTGTTCCTTTGCACCCGCGCCGTGGCTCGCACCATGATGGGCAAGCGCGCAGGCCGCATTATCAACATTACCAGCATCAACGCTATTCGCGGTCAGGCTGGCCAGGCCAACTATGCCGGTGCTAAGGCTGGCGTTATCGGTATGACCAAGTCCAACGCCATGGAATTCGCTTCCCGCGGCATTACCGTGAACGCTGTGGCTCCTGGCTTTATCGGCACCGACATGACTGCCAAGATGGACGACGCTACCAAGGAAAAGTACGCCGCTTCTATCCCCCTGCAGCGCATTGGCGACCCCGCTGACGTGGCTAAGGCAGTGGCATTTTTGGCATCCGACGACGCTTCCTACATTACCGGACAGGTTTTGGGCGTTGACGGGGGCTTGAACGCTTAG
- the acpP gene encoding acyl carrier protein, whose product MNEEIFKKVTDVIVAKLEVKAEDVKPESEFSNDLGADSLDRVELVMALEDEFEVEILDSDAEKFQKVADVVAFIESKKA is encoded by the coding sequence ATGAACGAAGAAATTTTTAAGAAGGTAACCGACGTTATCGTTGCCAAGCTCGAAGTTAAGGCTGAAGATGTGAAGCCCGAATCCGAATTCAGCAACGACCTCGGCGCTGACTCTCTCGACCGCGTCGAACTCGTTATGGCTCTCGAAGACGAATTCGAAGTCGAAATCCTCGACAGCGATGCTGAAAAGTTCCAGAAGGTTGCTGACGTTGTTGCCTTCATCGAATCCAAGAAGGCTTAA
- the rnc gene encoding ribonuclease III produces the protein MENENMLHKILKLWFRQKPDGGLEAKLGYRFKDPELLAHALVHRSFSMENSLPYEKNNERLEFLGDSVLNMLTTEYLYKMYPNDPEGDLAKRKSAIVSGHACAQSSTEWDLSEYIKVGKAEAKMNNRGKETIIADAYEAVLGAVYLDGGLEEVRAILNKFHFPRIKEIIVAEDFVNYKSELLEYVQGKLRTTMTFVLVGESGPDHQKEFISEVHIKDKVYGQGVGPNKKKSEQEAARVSLEMLKAEEAAKAEQDGAEKTPSKTKKQRHVGLP, from the coding sequence TTGGAAAACGAAAACATGTTGCATAAAATCCTGAAGCTCTGGTTTCGCCAGAAGCCCGATGGCGGGCTTGAGGCAAAGCTCGGGTACAGATTCAAGGATCCGGAACTGCTGGCCCATGCCCTGGTCCATCGTTCCTTTTCCATGGAGAACAGCCTGCCTTACGAAAAGAACAACGAACGCCTGGAGTTCCTGGGCGATTCCGTTCTGAACATGCTGACCACGGAATACCTCTACAAGATGTACCCCAACGATCCCGAGGGCGACCTGGCCAAGCGCAAAAGTGCCATCGTGTCGGGCCATGCCTGCGCTCAGTCCTCTACGGAATGGGACCTGAGCGAGTATATCAAGGTGGGCAAGGCCGAGGCCAAGATGAACAACCGCGGCAAGGAAACCATCATTGCCGATGCCTACGAGGCTGTGCTCGGTGCGGTCTATCTGGATGGCGGCCTGGAAGAAGTCCGTGCCATCTTGAACAAGTTCCACTTCCCCCGCATTAAGGAAATTATTGTGGCCGAAGACTTTGTGAACTACAAGAGCGAACTGCTGGAGTATGTTCAGGGCAAGCTTCGTACCACCATGACCTTCGTGCTGGTTGGCGAAAGCGGTCCGGACCACCAGAAGGAGTTTATTTCCGAAGTCCACATCAAGGACAAGGTGTATGGCCAGGGCGTAGGTCCCAACAAGAAGAAGTCCGAGCAGGAAGCTGCTCGGGTTAGCCTAGAAATGCTTAAGGCCGAAGAGGCTGCCAAGGCAGAACAGGACGGCGCAGAAAAGACCCCCTCCAAAACCAAGAAACAACGACACGTGGGACTACCCTAG
- a CDS encoding four helix bundle protein, producing the protein MKNAIVEKSENFAFRMIRLFQNLTTKKEFILSKQILRSGTSIGANIAEAELSISKKEFIAKMQISLKECAETIYWLKLLNKGTYITNLEFSSLNKDCLEIRNILTAIIKTSKTSVSRKKS; encoded by the coding sequence ATGAAGAATGCGATTGTTGAAAAGAGTGAAAATTTTGCTTTTAGGATGATAAGGTTATTTCAAAACTTGACTACGAAGAAGGAATTTATTTTATCGAAACAAATACTTCGAAGTGGAACAAGTATTGGCGCAAATATTGCTGAAGCGGAATTGTCCATCAGCAAGAAAGAATTTATTGCGAAAATGCAAATATCCTTGAAAGAATGTGCTGAAACCATTTATTGGTTAAAGTTGCTGAATAAAGGGACTTACATTACAAATTTGGAATTTTCTTCGTTGAATAAGGATTGTCTAGAAATTCGTAATATTCTAACCGCAATTATTAAAACATCGAAAACATCTGTGTCTCGAAAAAAATCGTAG
- a CDS encoding extracellular solute-binding protein produces the protein MAVGCQESNSSAGKKSAAVSEADCPVLPQDPEATGEFDPVASKEARACGAITLWGSAMPKSFNMWEDYNSFSAELMGMMFEPLVSLHSTEDKEVGILADSWTVGEDGRTFTFHVDPRAKWSDGKSITAEDVQYYYDVIMDEKNLTPIFKVGLSRFDRPEIIDSLTIKMVAKETHWGNFWEAAGMLAFPKHAWQGKDFNQIRYEFPVVSGPYKIKTFREDRYVELVRRADWWGFKKNWNHGKYNFQKIRYRFMNDQTKALEAFKKQDFNAYAIYTSSIWMKQTDFDAVQKGWAVKQRVFNKEPIGFQGMAINLRKPEYQDVRVRRALSFMLNREAMNEKYMYGQYFLLNSYYPDLWPGNQNPTAPVYRFNPDSARALFAEAGYKVNSQGVLEKDGKQFAINFITSSEDLRHLTLFQEDLKKIGVVATIEQMSQSTLRKRLDDADFDLYWVNWGAGRLRDPEASWFSKTAMDKGTNNLSGLQDAVVDSLINLQKTEFDLAKRNEILKALDNRLAELVPYVLMWQCDHHRILYWNRYGMPEKVLDNFNREDAIPVYWWLDPAKSAALDAAMKKGEALPVPEYDVK, from the coding sequence TTGGCGGTTGGTTGTCAAGAGTCTAATTCATCTGCGGGAAAAAAGTCTGCTGCTGTTTCCGAGGCGGATTGCCCTGTATTGCCGCAAGATCCCGAGGCGACAGGCGAGTTTGACCCGGTGGCATCCAAGGAGGCTCGTGCCTGTGGCGCCATCACCCTTTGGGGCTCCGCTATGCCCAAGTCCTTCAACATGTGGGAAGACTACAACAGCTTCTCTGCAGAACTGATGGGCATGATGTTCGAACCGCTGGTTTCCCTCCATTCCACCGAAGACAAGGAAGTGGGAATTCTCGCCGACAGCTGGACCGTTGGCGAAGACGGCAGGACATTTACTTTCCATGTGGATCCCCGCGCCAAGTGGAGCGACGGCAAGTCCATTACCGCCGAAGACGTGCAGTACTACTACGACGTCATTATGGACGAGAAGAACCTGACTCCCATCTTCAAGGTGGGCCTTTCCCGCTTTGACCGTCCGGAAATTATCGACAGCCTTACCATCAAGATGGTGGCCAAGGAGACGCACTGGGGTAACTTCTGGGAAGCCGCCGGCATGCTGGCATTCCCCAAGCACGCCTGGCAGGGCAAGGACTTCAACCAGATTCGCTATGAATTCCCGGTGGTGTCCGGCCCCTACAAGATCAAGACCTTCCGCGAAGACCGCTATGTGGAACTGGTCCGCCGTGCAGACTGGTGGGGCTTCAAGAAGAACTGGAACCACGGCAAGTACAACTTCCAGAAGATCCGCTACCGCTTCATGAACGACCAGACCAAGGCGCTGGAAGCCTTCAAGAAGCAGGACTTCAACGCCTATGCCATCTATACCAGCAGCATCTGGATGAAGCAGACCGACTTTGACGCCGTCCAGAAGGGCTGGGCCGTAAAGCAGCGTGTGTTTAACAAGGAACCCATCGGGTTCCAGGGCATGGCCATCAACCTGCGTAAGCCTGAGTATCAGGATGTCCGTGTCCGTCGCGCACTTTCCTTCATGCTGAATCGCGAGGCCATGAACGAAAAGTACATGTACGGCCAGTACTTCCTGCTGAACAGCTACTATCCGGACCTGTGGCCGGGCAACCAGAACCCTACGGCGCCTGTATACAGGTTCAATCCTGACTCTGCACGCGCCCTGTTTGCGGAAGCCGGCTACAAGGTCAACTCTCAGGGTGTTCTTGAAAAGGACGGCAAGCAGTTCGCCATCAATTTCATTACCAGCAGCGAAGACCTTCGCCACTTGACTTTGTTCCAGGAAGACCTGAAGAAGATTGGCGTAGTTGCCACCATCGAACAGATGAGCCAGAGTACCTTGCGCAAGCGTCTGGACGATGCGGACTTTGATCTTTACTGGGTGAACTGGGGCGCGGGCCGCCTCCGTGATCCTGAGGCAAGCTGGTTCTCCAAGACTGCCATGGACAAGGGTACCAATAATCTGAGCGGCCTCCAGGATGCCGTGGTAGACAGCCTTATCAACCTGCAGAAGACGGAATTCGACCTGGCCAAGCGTAACGAAATTCTCAAGGCATTGGACAACCGCCTGGCAGAACTGGTTCCCTACGTTCTTATGTGGCAGTGCGATCACCACCGCATTCTCTACTGGAACCGTTACGGCATGCCCGAGAAGGTGCTAGACAATTTCAACCGCGAAGACGCCATCCCGGTTTACTGGTGGCTCGATCCGGCTAAGTCTGCCGCTCTCGATGCCGCCATGAAGAAGGGCGAGGCTCTCCCGGTTCCGGAATACGACGTAAAGTAA
- a CDS encoding transporter: MFKKIALAAALAATASFATWDYYPVQEAGKGTVEGGLYYDWDDDWSQAGLKIGARYSVVQNLELSLQGWGYQFWNEVDCDGCPNGGDGLRDLTIGARYQVAPIVAAFIDFRLPIGGDEVSSDEMDLYLGAQFSMPTNVPGFVFGSEAGIDWGFEHDNYERGLEIHIAGEAGYTIPNTIITPYLGLQFKLQLTEDTWNDGDFGADDSGDTQVNIWLGAKFAVIPNMLLDARLIVRSGDMDGDAAGLWVGVDYNF; the protein is encoded by the coding sequence ATGTTCAAGAAAATCGCACTGGCTGCAGCACTTGCCGCAACAGCATCCTTCGCAACTTGGGACTACTATCCGGTTCAGGAAGCCGGCAAGGGTACCGTAGAAGGCGGCCTCTACTACGACTGGGACGACGATTGGTCTCAGGCAGGCCTCAAGATCGGCGCACGTTACTCCGTTGTACAGAATTTGGAACTCTCCCTCCAGGGTTGGGGCTATCAGTTCTGGAACGAAGTGGATTGCGACGGTTGCCCCAATGGCGGTGACGGTCTCCGCGACTTGACTATCGGCGCACGCTACCAGGTTGCTCCTATCGTAGCAGCATTCATCGACTTCCGCCTCCCCATCGGCGGTGACGAAGTTTCCTCTGACGAAATGGACCTCTATCTCGGTGCACAGTTCTCCATGCCCACCAACGTTCCGGGTTTCGTATTCGGTTCTGAAGCAGGCATTGACTGGGGCTTTGAACACGACAACTACGAACGCGGTCTCGAAATCCATATCGCTGGCGAAGCTGGCTACACCATTCCCAACACCATCATTACCCCCTATCTCGGCCTCCAGTTCAAGCTGCAGCTCACCGAAGACACTTGGAATGATGGCGACTTCGGTGCAGACGACTCTGGCGACACCCAGGTTAATATCTGGCTCGGTGCAAAGTTCGCAGTTATCCCCAACATGCTTCTTGACGCTCGCCTCATCGTTCGCTCCGGCGACATGGACGGTGACGCAGCAGGCCTCTGGGTTGGCGTAGACTACAACTTCTAA